Within the Cetobacterium ceti genome, the region TATATGAAGATACTAGAGATAGCAGCTCTCTCCACTTCATATTATCTGCTTAGTAAAAGAGATTACTCTAAAAGAGAGCTTTTTGAAAAACTTTATGGGAAGTATTTCAATAAAGAAATTATTAATAAAGTTATGGAGATTTTAAAAGATAAAGGTTATTTAGATGATTATGAATTTGCAAGGGGATATGTAAATACTCATAGTTATGGAAAAGTTAAAATGACCTTTATGTTAAAACAAAAGGGAATTACCTCTGATATTATAGAAGAAGTTTTAGAAGATAATCGAGATGAAGAACTTGAAAATTTGAGAAAACACCTAAAAAAATTAAGAGGTAGGGAAGTTGAAAAACAAATAGCAGCCCTTATGAGAAAGGGTTTTAACTATGGGGATATAAAAAAAGTAATGAATGAAGAAAATTAGGAGGATAAAATGTTTGGTTTATTTTTAGCTGTAATTACGGCTCTATTCACATTTTCATATTTAGCAATTTTTAAATTACCAAAGTTAAAAAGAATGAGAAGAGATGTACAAATTAAATTTGCAAGAAAACAACTTAAATTTATAGCGAGAACTATATTAAAAGTTTTAGGTGTTAAGGTACATGTTACATATGTGGATAAAGAAGAGATTTTAAATTTAAAAAATAGTGAAGGAATAGTACTTGTATCAAACCATGAAAGTAATTTTGATATTCCAGTTATTCTAGCTGGGGTACCTATGGATATTGGTTTTGTTGCTAAAAAAGAGATGGAATCTTGGCCCTTTTATTCTACATGGATGAAACTTAGTAACTGTATATTTTTGGATAGAAGTAATCCTAGGGAGGGAATAAAAAGTATTAAAAAAGCTGTTGAAATAACAAAAGCGGGATACCCTACAGTTATATTTCCTGAAGGAGAACGTACTCTTACAGGGGAAATGGGTGAATTTAAAAAGGGTAGTTTTAAATTGGCCACAGAAACAAAGGGTGTTATAGTTCCAATATCTTTAGTGGGAACTAGAGGTATACAAAAAAGAGGTTCAGTATTAATTAACAGAAATAAAAAAGTAAAATTAATAATAGGTAAACCTATATATATAAATAATCTTTCAGATGAAAATCTTAAATTTTTAAACAAAGATGTTAAAAATATAGTACAAAACAATAAAAAACTTTAAATTTGACCAAAAAAATACCAAA harbors:
- a CDS encoding regulatory protein RecX is translated as MVKIEKVIGNKVYFQNGLTIGLSRTIISEYNLKRREMLSEEEYMKILEIAALSTSYYLLSKRDYSKRELFEKLYGKYFNKEIINKVMEILKDKGYLDDYEFARGYVNTHSYGKVKMTFMLKQKGITSDIIEEVLEDNRDEELENLRKHLKKLRGREVEKQIAALMRKGFNYGDIKKVMNEEN
- a CDS encoding lysophospholipid acyltransferase family protein, which translates into the protein MFGLFLAVITALFTFSYLAIFKLPKLKRMRRDVQIKFARKQLKFIARTILKVLGVKVHVTYVDKEEILNLKNSEGIVLVSNHESNFDIPVILAGVPMDIGFVAKKEMESWPFYSTWMKLSNCIFLDRSNPREGIKSIKKAVEITKAGYPTVIFPEGERTLTGEMGEFKKGSFKLATETKGVIVPISLVGTRGIQKRGSVLINRNKKVKLIIGKPIYINNLSDENLKFLNKDVKNIVQNNKKL